The genomic DNA GTGTGAGTACAACACCGACACTATGAATAGGTAGCTAACCTCTAATAGGGGATACAAATTGATGCAACTGCTGCCTAACCTGTTCTCCCATCGTCCGCACGTAGCTGAACACGACTTTACTGGAATCATTGTCGATGCTGGGTCCTCGAACTATAAGGTTGGAGATGCAGTACTTGGATTCATACCAGTTCGTAAGCACAAGTAACTTGACTTGATAATCATGAACTCAGTTGCTGTTGGCGTTAGCAACTCAGCAGAAGAACGGACAGGGCGCACTGGCTCAATACGTCTCTGTCTCCACTGGGTACATAGTACCTCGCCCTCCGTCACTAGTAGCAACTCAGGCAGCCGGCTTATCTCTCGCCGGTGTGACAGCGTACCTCGCCATCGCACAATTTCTGGATGTTGAAAGTGGTCAACATATCTTGATCAACGGAGGGTCGTCTAGTGTAGGGAGCTTGGCCATCCAGATCGCCAAGGCGCGGGGTTGCAATGTTACTGCTTCTTGCTCAACCGCCAACATTGACCTAGTCAAGGACCTAGGTGCTGATGAGGTGCGTCACTGGGTCAATTACACACGTCAATAAACTAACGAAGAGGGGGGCAACAACGATAAGGTTATCGACTACACCGTGCAACCAGTTCATGCACATTTTACATCCAACCCCCCCACGCCCAAGTTTCACGGCATTTTTGATTGCGTTGGCAACACGCCTCTGCTATTCCTTCGTAGCCCTGCATACCTTGCTCCGAGTGGCAAATTCATTAGCACGGGCCCTAGCATGGACAAGCTCAGTCAATTCCCGAGTGCTATATGGAACTTGGTTCAAACTACTTTGTGGCCTCGTTGGCTGGGCGGTGTACCCAGGCACCATGAGTGAGTGAGCATTGGGAACCTTTGCCAGCTGGTACTAATCTACCTCAGAACCATCGTTGGCTTGACATCGATCGACAAGTGTCTGAGTGAGATTACCAAGTTAGTTAATGATGGTATGCTACCAAAGTCTTGCGTACTTCATCAGATATATTCACAACTCGTGTAGGGCAACTTCGACCCCTAGTGGATTCGGTGCATTCATTCGACGAAGTTCTTAATGCATATGACAGAATTATCACCCGTAGAGCAAAGGGCAAGGTCGTCGTCACTATCAATTAGATTTTCACTGAGGCATGTCCTATGCGTGAAGAACCCCGATTGACGGCCTGAAATTGGATTATAGTTTGCTTGAGTTCAAGTTTCACTCTTATTTTACCGTCAGTAGCCCGATATCTATCTTACCTGCCCTATTGCTTCCATGTACAATAATCAATCTCCGAATGacatctcccactcctgTATCTCGGGTTGAAACAAGTAAAGAAAGTGCATTCAGTTGACTGTGTTATTCTACGCATACATGCTCAACACGTAGTCGCAAGTCACGAGAGCATTGCAAGAATAGCAGATTGAGGGAAAACAGGCATGACGAGAACCAACAAAAATAACAATCAACGAAGCAAATGAGCTAATCATACAGCAATGAAAATCCATGTAATGAAGTACACCTAATCAACGAATAAAGTATGATCCAATAATCAAAATCATGTCCGGCGTGAGCGCCGCCTGGCCAATTCATCTTCCGCCCGCTGTTTTGCAACCAACACACCGGCTACCAATCCACTAGCACGTAAGAGCCCTTCGTCTCCAACCAATACGCGAACTGATCCACCTCCAGGAGAAACGTGGATGAGATCCAAGAACCTCGAGTGTCTTCCGTCCGCGCCTTCTTCGGCACTGGGCAACCCCGTTGAATACTCCGCCACAGTACCATTTGGTCCGACCGTCGTCGTACGTGGACCATTGAGGAGTTTTGCTGCATTTGGTGAGAACGTGACGGAGTTTGGGACACTTGCGACAACCCTCCCGCGGAAATCGCTAGGAATTCGAATGACAAGGTTCCCGCCGAGCGTTCTTGCAGTGAGGCGAAACCGCTGAGAGCCATGCCGAGCCTGAAATTCGGGCGACGTTAGTTTCGTTGGTCTGAAAACATGTGGTATATGCTCGTCACCATCTCTATGACACCATCTCCATACTCCGTGATTGCCTCAATCTGTGGGTGGAGCCACCCACGGCCGGTGATTTGAATTCTGGCCTCGAGCAGCGCCTTTCCTTGACACTCCAATTGTAAATCCGCATCGTTTTTGCATAGCACCTTGAGCGTCTTGCTGGGATGCGCTGCGGCATGCGCTAAGGGACTCTCGCTGGTATCGAGTTCCCACCTTCCGCGGAGAGGTTGCCCTGTAAGAGATTTGACATGGGTTTCTCGCCGCAGCGGTCTTCGCCCATCAGGTGAGCACTAGTTAGGTAAAAGAAAAGTAGTCAGCGGGTGTAATGATCTTATCTATGAAATAACTTACATCGGCCTCGTACCGGTGTGGTAAGGATTCGCACCGAGGACATGCGGGGTAGTGACCGCCGGCCGAGGAGCATGAGGCTGTTGTATAGGATGTACTTGCTGACGAGCCTGATCCAAAAGACTAAAATAAACGTAGGGTTAATCGTGGTAGTGATGTTGGACCGCGAAGATGGCTCACGCTCAGGCTCGGTTTACTATCCAAAGCAGAAGTTGTTCCATGTTGATATACGCTCGTCATCGAGATGAAGAGATAGCCGCGATGTATTCAGGGAATAACAGATATCAATCAGGTACCCTCCACAGAGGCAGCAATAGCCAAGTGGGGCCCAAAGGTTAAGATAGTCAGGAGAGGTTGTGGTTGAGAGCCAGGAGCAAGCGAGGGTTGAAAAACAATAGAAAATAGTGGCTAGGCACCAAGGATCATCGCCTCTATGGTCTCTCGTCCTTTTCCGAAATCCTTTGAACCGGTTTCCAGTGTTCTCATCAATCCAATTCAGCAGATTGTGTACCGGATATTTCCTTTGTAAGACGTCAGGACATGGGATCCGCCGATGGCTCCATCCGTTTGCGGCAGGACAATACAGCGGATATGGATGAACCGAGTAAGTGTGCGCCACACATACACAATTGTCACCATGACCTCACCAGGCTGGTGGTCGTCGAGTTAAATCGATACCGGTGCCATCTGGGCGACGCTTGATTAGCAAATGTTGTATCAACTAAATGTAGCAACTGATAATATATTAATCGTGGATTTATAACTCGAACGTTATGCACCGCAACATTAACCCCCCATATGGGTGCCAGTACCCGCCATCATCCTTGATGCCATCTCAGTTTCCTCCGGTACATTCGGCCACCTATTCAACGCGAAAGCAGTGTGCTCAGGGGTAAATTCCGTGCACACGAGTTGGAACAATTGGTAGGCGCTGTCCTTGAGTGAGATCTGTCGATCAGACAACCAATCTCAGCCAGGATTTGAGCTACCAAAGGCTGCTGTTGACGAAACCTCAGATCAGAATAGTACGGGATAATAATGATAGCCTGATTTGCAACGAATTAACCTTTCAAGATCCCGCATGACGTACGAGGCTTTAGGTTTGTTACTTTACTTTTCTACATGCCGACCACCACGTCGCAGGAGGCAAACACCGGCCTGTGTAGGCTTGCCCTGCAACCTACATGCAGTAAGTATTCCTCCATAAATTCCATTGGTTCGTATGGCCATACTAACATGGATTCCGCCCCATTTCCCATCATTTTTTTAACAGCTGAAAGAGAAGGGCATTGATTCTGCGACCTTCTCTCTGCGATGCTTGCTCGCGTCCGCGTCTTCTTCCGTCGCATTTTTGGGAGATTTGGACTACTGGACAACTTATATTATCAAGTTACT from Rhizoctonia solani chromosome 16, complete sequence includes the following:
- a CDS encoding Zinc-binding dehydrogenase, which translates into the protein MAVPETQQGWRVVRQGLPSKALAFQTFPVPKIRDGEVLVKIEAAALNPVGYKLMQLLPNLFSHRPHVAEHDFTGIIVDAGSSNYKVGDAVLGFIPVPTQQKNGQGALAQYVSVSTGYIVPRPPSLVATQAAGLSLAGVTAYLAIAQFLDVESGQHILINGGSSSVGSLAIQIAKARGCNVTASCSTANIDLVKDLGADEGGNNDKVIDYTVQPVHAHFTSNPPTPKFHGIFDCVGNTPLLFLRSPAYLAPSGKFISTGPSMDKLSQFPSAIWNLVQTTLWPRWLGGVPRHHETIVGLTSIDKCLSEITKLVNDGQLRPLVDSVHSFDEVLNAYDRIITRRAKGKVVVTIN